The bacterium (Candidatus Blackallbacteria) CG13_big_fil_rev_8_21_14_2_50_49_14 sequence GACACGATTAATGGCGGCAAAGTGAGTCAGCTCTGCCAGTGAGAAACGCTGTTCTTGTAACCCCATTTTCAGGGCCTGAAGCACAGTTTCCATCCCCAAAACTGATCTGAATTTAAAGCAATCAGCTATGGTTTTTGCTGGGGAGTAGATGGCCAGCGGTACACCATCAATCTGATGATACTCAATGCCCTCTTTCAACGATCGGCCAGATAGATGAACATACCGCAAAGTCAGATTTTCCATTTGGGCATGGTAACGCCCAGGGTGAACCGCAACCCAAATTTGGTGTGGGATTTGAAGGGTTAGCTCATGAAAACTGAGAGCGGAAAGAAGACAGATAATACCATCGGGCAAGCGCTTGCCCACTTCAGCTAAACTTATCTGACTGGAAAAATCTTGATCTGCCCGCATATAAAGTCCCCGGTCCAAACGAATCAGAAGCC is a genomic window containing:
- a CDS encoding transcriptional regulator produces the protein MPESTSVTQKVLKLARKQGLIRPSDLTKQGLPPDYLWRLEKSGLLIRLDRGLYMRADQDFSSQISLAEVGKRLPDGIICLLSALSFHELTLQIPHQIWVAVHPGRYHAQMENLTLRYVHLSGRSLKEGIEYHQIDGVPLAIYSPAKTIADCFKFRSVLGMETVLQALKMGLQEQRFSLAELTHFAAINRVEKVIRPYLEVLLA